The following is a genomic window from Stenotrophomonas maltophilia.
CGTGGTTCTGCCAGAACGCGATGGTCTCGGTTTCCAGCGGGTCCATGCTGACCATGAACTTCAGCTTGGAGAACGCGCTGATCAGCTTGCCCTTGTTCGGCGCCGAGGCCAGTGGGTTGAAGCCCTGGCAGATGTAGCCGTGGATCTTGCCTTCGTTCATCAGCTCGTACGCCTGCAGCATGTCGTACGGCTTGTCGAGCTTGGGCAGGTAATCGAAACACCAGTTGTTGTCGGCGGTGGCGGCATCACCCCACCACGATTTCATCAGGCTGACGTGGAACTTCGGGTAGTTCTGCCAGAACGACATCTGGTTGGCGCGCAGCGGTTTCTGCGTGCGCTTGGCGATGTAGGCGTCGTAGTCCTGCTCGTCCTGTTTCGGCAGGGTCAGGTAGCCGGGCAGCAGGTCGGACATCAGGCCGATGTCGGTCAGGCCCTGGATGTTGGAATGCCCGCGCAGTGCGTTCATGCCGCCACCGGCCACGCCGATGTTGCCCAGCAGCAGCTGCACCATGGTGCCGGCACGCACGTTCTGTGCGCCGATCGAGTGCTGCGTCCAGCCCAGCGCATACAGGATGGTCATCGCCTTGTCCTTGCCGGCGGTGGACGCGATCATGTCCCAGATCTGGCGGATGCTGTCGGCCGGCGTGCCGCAGATGCGCTCGACCATCTCCACGGTGTAGCGCGCGTAGTGCTGCTTGAGCAGGGTGTAGACGCAGCGCGGGTCCTTCAGCGTCGGGTCGCTGCGCACGAAACCGTCATCGCCGTACACGTAGTCCCAGCTGGAGCGGTCATAGCTGCGCTTCTGCGCGTCGTAACCCGAATACAGGCCGTCCTTGAAGGCGAACTCGTCCTTCACCAGGAACGACATGTCGGTGTAGTTCAGCACGTACTCGTGCTGGATGCGGTCTTCGGTCAACAGGTAGTTGATCAGGCCGCCCAGGAACACGATGTCGGTACCGGTGCGGATCGGCGCGTACACGTCCGCCACCGCGGCCGAGCGGTTGAAGCGCGGATCGACCACGATCAGGCGGGCCTTGTTGTGTGCCTTGGCTTCGGTCACCCATTTGAACCCGCACGGATGCGCCTCGGCGGCATTGCCCCCCATGATCAGGATCAGGTCGGCATTCTTGATGTCGACCCAGTGGTTCGTCATCGCACCACGGCCTAGCGTCGGGGCAAGACCTGCCACCGTCGGGCCGTGTCAGACACGTGCCTGGTTGTCGAATGCCAGCATGCCCAGGGAGCGCACGACCTTGTGGGTCAGCACCGCCGTTTCATTGCTGGTGGCCGAGGCCGCCAGCATGCCGGTGGTCAGCCAGCGGTTGACCGTCTGCCCGGCCTCGTTCTTCTGCACGAAGTTGGCATCGCGGTCTTCCTTCATCAGCCGCGCGATGCGGTCCAGCGCATCGTCCCAGCTCAGCCGCTTCCACTCGTTCGAGCCCGGTGCGCGGTACTCGGGGTAGAGCAGGCGCGACTTGCTGTGGATGATGTCGGCCAGGCCGGCACCCTTCGGGCACAGCGTGCCGCGGTTGACCGGATGGTCCGGGTCGCCCTCGATATGGAAGATGCTCGGCTCGGCGTTCTTGGCGCCATCGCCGAGGCTGTACATCAGGATGCCGCAGGCCACCGAGCAGTACGTGCAGGTGTTGCGGGTCTCGGTCGCGCGGGTCAGCTTGTATTGCCGAACCTCCGCGAGCGCGATGCCGGGCGCGAAGCCCATCAAAGCCAGGCTGGAGCCCACCAGGGTTGTCCCGGTGACCTTCAGGAACTGGCGGCGACTCATCGAGGGCATGCCGTTCTCCTTGGATGGCGGGGCGGCACGCAGACCACCCGGCTGTCGGTAGGTACGCGGCGGTTATAGCACAGGCCCCCGGATGCCCATGTGGCACTAGGGCCGGCACCGGCCGGACGGGCGCGGGAAGGGGTCGCTCTGGTAAAGTTGCGTGCCCGCACCCCGGGGAAGCGTCTGCCGGGCCTGGTTCCAGGATGTTCCGCGCAGCCCCCGCCATCCTGGCGCGATCCTCCGCGCCGGATCCGGAACACCGAGGAAAAACTTTGCGAAATCAACCCGTTGGATCCCCCGCATGAGCGCCCCGTCGAATCCGTCGGCCGCCATCGCGCGCGGCACGCTGTACATCGTTGCCGCCCCGTCCGGCGCCGGCAAGAGCAGCATCGTCAACGCCACCCTGGCGCGTGATTCGCAGATCGCCCTGTCGATCTCCTTCACCTCGCGCGCGATGCGTCCGGGTGAAGTGAACGGCCAGCACTACCATTTCGTCTCTGCGGAGAAGTTCGAGGAAATGATCGCCGACGGCGACTTCTTCGAGCATGCCTGGGTGCATGGCGACTGGAAGGGCACCGCCCGGCAGTCGGTGGAGCCGCAGCTGGCCGCCGGCCAGGACGTGCTGCTGGAGATCGACTGGCAGGGCGCCCAGCAGGTGCGCCAGCTGGTGCCGGGCACGGTCACCGTGTTCATCCTGCCGCCCTCCAAGCAGGCCCTGCAGGACCGCATGCGCAAGCGCGGCCAGGACAGCGAGGCGGTCATCGCCCAGCGCCTGGGCGCGGCCCGCGATGAAATGCTGCACTTCAACGAGTTTGACTACGTCATCGTCAACGAGGTGTTCGACACCGCCGTGGACGAGCTGTGCGCCATCTTCACCGCCAGCCGCCTGCGCCGGGAGGCCCAGAAGG
Proteins encoded in this region:
- the fdnG gene encoding formate dehydrogenase-N subunit alpha; translated protein: MPSMSRRQFLKVTGTTLVGSSLALMGFAPGIALAEVRQYKLTRATETRNTCTYCSVACGILMYSLGDGAKNAEPSIFHIEGDPDHPVNRGTLCPKGAGLADIIHSKSRLLYPEYRAPGSNEWKRLSWDDALDRIARLMKEDRDANFVQKNEAGQTVNRWLTTGMLAASATSNETAVLTHKVVRSLGMLAFDNQARVUHGPTVAGLAPTLGRGAMTNHWVDIKNADLILIMGGNAAEAHPCGFKWVTEAKAHNKARLIVVDPRFNRSAAVADVYAPIRTGTDIVFLGGLINYLLTEDRIQHEYVLNYTDMSFLVKDEFAFKDGLYSGYDAQKRSYDRSSWDYVYGDDGFVRSDPTLKDPRCVYTLLKQHYARYTVEMVERICGTPADSIRQIWDMIASTAGKDKAMTILYALGWTQHSIGAQNVRAGTMVQLLLGNIGVAGGGMNALRGHSNIQGLTDIGLMSDLLPGYLTLPKQDEQDYDAYIAKRTQKPLRANQMSFWQNYPKFHVSLMKSWWGDAATADNNWCFDYLPKLDKPYDMLQAYELMNEGKIHGYICQGFNPLASAPNKGKLISAFSKLKFMVSMDPLETETIAFWQNHGALNDVDPSTIQTEVFRLPTTSFAEENGAVVNSSRWLQWHWKGANPPGEARSDIEIMSELFHRIKALYQKDGGAWWEPVRDLAWKYSNPEVPTPEELAMEYNGKALVDVFDPKDPTRLVRKAGEQLAAFGDLRDDGSTSSGCWIYIGAWGPTGNMMARRDNSDPTGIGNTLGWAWAWPANRRVMYNRASCDVAGQPFDPRRTLLAWNGKNWGSVDVPDFKADEDPAGGMGPFIMNPEGIARFFAKAGMAEGPFPEHYEPFDTPLRSNPLSPGQAQTLNNPAARVFASDRAQIGSPDEFPHVATTYRLTEHFHFWTKHGKLNAIIQPEQFVEIGAALADELGINNGSRVRVSSKRGHIEAVAMVTKRIKALQIDGKTVHQVGIPIHWGFLGAAKPGYIANTLTNAIGDGNSQTPESKCILVKVEKV
- the gmk gene encoding guanylate kinase, whose product is MSAPSNPSAAIARGTLYIVAAPSGAGKSSIVNATLARDSQIALSISFTSRAMRPGEVNGQHYHFVSAEKFEEMIADGDFFEHAWVHGDWKGTARQSVEPQLAAGQDVLLEIDWQGAQQVRQLVPGTVTVFILPPSKQALQDRMRKRGQDSEAVIAQRLGAARDEMLHFNEFDYVIVNEVFDTAVDELCAIFTASRLRREAQKVRHAGLIQALLTPDPGATD